One window from the genome of Natronomonas pharaonis DSM 2160 encodes:
- a CDS encoding cation:proton antiporter, which produces MTEAIVASVATEPSLRPLAVLLVPLVTVGLIFLSKNRPNIREAWSILAAVTMFGIVASMVPDVLNGRVHETDLGFFVEGIELVLRADGLGMLFALVASGLYVVTAIYSIGYMRGHHEPFQTRFFAMLCASVGAALGVAFASNLFMLLVFYEVLTLATYPLVAHDESEKARVSGYKYLAYALSGGLAVFGGMLAVYWLTDPSTITFTRGGIEGLATVAAADPWAARGAFALLAGGFAVKAAVMPLHSWLPSAMVAPTPVSGLLHAVAVVKAGAFGVARTIIDVFGPETVRQIGMGLPLTIAAGATILIASLFALRQDNLKARLAYSTIAQLSYIVLGLSLLSGMGLMGGLLHIPAHAFSKLTLFLCAGALYVELDVKYISEMAGVGKRMPVTMGAFGLASFSMAGIPLMAGFVSKWHLIWGGAEAGYLLVAPLLVLSGVLNVAYFWPIIYTAFFESEDDADQKPVLDNPFGGVFDDDAYLTDGGVSSDDQHEDDSHDDHHDDGHHARPELPPAGGWDRSNWYGGETTLLLVAPLVTTATLMFIFGVAPDYIVFFDLIEGIVDGALEVDN; this is translated from the coding sequence ATGACTGAAGCAATCGTCGCAAGCGTCGCTACCGAGCCCTCGCTGCGGCCGCTTGCCGTACTGCTCGTCCCGCTTGTCACTGTCGGGCTCATCTTCCTCTCGAAGAACCGGCCCAACATCCGAGAGGCGTGGTCGATTCTCGCCGCCGTGACGATGTTCGGCATCGTCGCCAGTATGGTGCCGGACGTTCTCAACGGACGGGTCCACGAGACTGACCTCGGGTTCTTCGTCGAGGGCATCGAACTCGTGTTGCGGGCCGACGGGCTGGGCATGCTCTTTGCCCTCGTCGCCAGCGGCCTCTACGTGGTCACCGCGATATACAGCATCGGCTACATGCGCGGCCACCACGAGCCGTTCCAGACGCGCTTTTTCGCGATGCTGTGTGCGAGCGTCGGGGCGGCACTGGGCGTCGCCTTCGCGTCGAACCTGTTCATGCTGTTGGTCTTTTATGAGGTGCTGACGCTTGCGACCTACCCGCTTGTCGCCCACGACGAGTCCGAAAAGGCCCGCGTCTCGGGGTACAAATACCTCGCGTACGCGCTCTCCGGGGGGCTGGCCGTCTTCGGCGGGATGTTGGCGGTCTACTGGCTGACCGACCCCAGCACGATTACCTTCACCCGGGGCGGCATCGAAGGGCTGGCGACAGTTGCGGCGGCGGACCCATGGGCTGCACGCGGGGCCTTCGCCCTGCTTGCCGGTGGCTTTGCTGTGAAAGCGGCTGTGATGCCGCTGCACTCGTGGCTACCGAGCGCGATGGTCGCGCCGACGCCTGTCTCCGGGCTATTGCACGCGGTGGCGGTCGTCAAGGCCGGCGCGTTCGGCGTGGCTCGCACCATCATCGACGTGTTCGGACCCGAGACGGTCCGGCAAATCGGTATGGGGCTGCCGTTGACCATTGCCGCGGGCGCGACAATCCTCATCGCGAGCCTGTTTGCACTCAGACAGGACAATCTCAAGGCACGGCTGGCCTACTCAACTATCGCCCAGCTGTCCTACATCGTGCTTGGCCTCTCGCTGCTGTCCGGGATGGGGCTCATGGGCGGGCTGCTCCACATCCCGGCACACGCGTTCTCGAAGCTGACGCTGTTCCTCTGTGCCGGCGCGTTGTACGTCGAACTCGACGTCAAGTACATCAGCGAGATGGCCGGCGTCGGAAAGCGAATGCCGGTGACGATGGGGGCGTTCGGGCTGGCGAGCTTCAGTATGGCCGGTATTCCGCTCATGGCCGGCTTCGTCAGTAAGTGGCACCTCATTTGGGGCGGCGCGGAGGCGGGCTATCTGCTCGTCGCACCGCTGCTCGTCCTCTCCGGCGTGCTGAACGTGGCGTACTTCTGGCCGATTATCTACACCGCGTTCTTCGAATCCGAGGACGACGCCGACCAGAAGCCGGTGCTGGACAACCCGTTCGGCGGTGTGTTCGACGACGACGCGTACCTGACAGACGGCGGCGTGTCTTCGGACGACCAACACGAGGACGACAGCCACGACGACCACCACGACGATGGCCACCACGCCCGTCCGGAGCTGCCGCCGGCTGGCGGGTGGGACCGCTCGAACTGGTACGGCGGGGAGACGACGCTGCTTTTGGTCGCCCCGCTTGTGACGACCGCGACGCTGATGTTCATTTTCGGTGTTGCACCGGACTACATCGTCTTCTTCGACCTCATCGAGGGAATCGTCGACGGCGCACTGGAGGTGGATAACTGA
- a CDS encoding sodium:proton antiporter, with protein sequence MIDGTYHYYLTAFVLFLIGIYMMIDNRNLIKKVIGLNFAQISVYLMLVTIGYVEDSNPPIIGFGEPHSNPLVHVLVLTAIVVGVSLTALALALVIRLYSEFGTLDAREIEAKIAASEGGDKGGDSDD encoded by the coding sequence ATGATTGACGGGACCTACCACTACTATCTGACAGCGTTTGTGCTGTTCCTCATCGGGATATACATGATGATAGACAACCGGAACCTCATCAAGAAGGTAATCGGGCTCAACTTCGCCCAGATTTCGGTCTATCTAATGCTCGTGACAATCGGCTATGTCGAAGACTCCAACCCGCCGATAATCGGGTTCGGCGAGCCACACTCCAACCCGCTCGTGCACGTGCTCGTGTTGACCGCGATTGTCGTCGGCGTCTCGCTGACCGCGCTGGCGCTGGCGCTTGTCATCCGGCTCTACTCGGAGTTCGGCACGCTCGATGCCCGTGAAATCGAGGCGAAGATAGCCGCAAGCGAGGGCGGCGACAAGGGAGGTGACAGCGATGACTGA
- a CDS encoding MnhB domain-containing protein produces the protein MNGDSEAPTTEIERSLGDDAGSEAIPDGGTPNTTDAQSPVVKTVSRILTPFVVAFGVYLTLFGTSLPGGAFQGGVVMASAIVLIGLGFGFDPTRRWLDPRGLTGLFVLGSFLFGGIAMAAVGLGGTVLELFVFPLSVENMVKLVEVAIAALVSGVITGLVIWLAAGYETGGKGGTSDSNGDDDA, from the coding sequence ATGAACGGCGATAGCGAGGCACCGACGACGGAAATCGAACGGTCGCTCGGAGACGATGCCGGCTCCGAAGCGATACCCGACGGCGGGACACCGAACACCACCGACGCCCAGAGCCCGGTCGTCAAGACGGTCTCGCGCATCCTGACGCCGTTTGTCGTCGCCTTCGGTGTCTACCTGACGCTGTTCGGCACCAGCCTCCCCGGCGGCGCGTTCCAAGGCGGCGTCGTGATGGCGTCGGCGATTGTCCTCATCGGGTTGGGCTTCGGCTTCGACCCGACTCGCCGATGGCTCGACCCACGCGGGCTAACCGGGCTGTTCGTGCTCGGCTCGTTCCTGTTCGGCGGCATTGCCATGGCCGCGGTCGGGCTGGGTGGTACTGTACTGGAGCTGTTCGTCTTCCCACTCTCCGTCGAGAACATGGTCAAGCTCGTTGAGGTTGCCATCGCGGCGCTTGTCAGCGGCGTGATTACCGGGCTGGTAATCTGGCTCGCTGCCGGCTACGAAACGGGCGGGAAGGGCGGAACATCCGACTCCAACGGAGATGATGACGCATGA
- a CDS encoding DUF4040 domain-containing protein → MMWLGLEFALILFVVAAAVFVAFARDIVGGIVTYAAFTLGIAVIWVLLAAPDVALIEAAVGAGVTSVLFLITVMKTTGMTGEDEAETGDSDGRFRPVNIPAVLMVGGLAIPLGYVILSLDPVGAEGAPAVTETYADGSLTPYGHYIQETLEETGFPNAVVAVLVVYRGLDTLGELIVAFAAAVSILVVLEREDIL, encoded by the coding sequence ATGATGTGGCTCGGCCTCGAGTTCGCGCTCATCCTGTTCGTCGTCGCGGCGGCCGTCTTCGTCGCGTTCGCACGGGACATCGTGGGCGGCATCGTGACGTATGCCGCGTTTACACTCGGCATCGCAGTGATTTGGGTGCTACTTGCCGCGCCTGACGTCGCGCTCATCGAGGCGGCGGTCGGCGCTGGCGTCACGTCGGTCCTGTTCCTGATTACCGTAATGAAGACAACCGGGATGACCGGCGAGGACGAAGCAGAGACGGGCGACTCCGACGGACGGTTCCGGCCAGTGAACATCCCGGCGGTGCTGATGGTCGGCGGCCTCGCGATTCCGCTCGGCTACGTCATCCTCTCTTTGGACCCCGTTGGCGCGGAGGGCGCGCCGGCGGTGACAGAGACGTACGCCGACGGGTCGCTCACACCGTACGGCCACTACATCCAAGAGACGCTCGAAGAGACCGGCTTCCCCAACGCTGTCGTCGCGGTGCTTGTGGTCTACCGTGGCCTCGACACGCTTGGCGAACTCATCGTCGCGTTCGCCGCCGCAGTGAGCATTCTCGTCGTACTCGAACGGGAGGACATCCTATGA
- the mnhG gene encoding monovalent cation/H(+) antiporter subunit G, with the protein MTLVTALIVLLVVLGVFFTLVAAVGVLRLPDVYTRSHAATKADTLGAGFAIAAVGLYFGTAGELVRAGLLLVFIYVTNPTAAHAITRAAYSQDVDVWTVDDNDTGTDTASAADGGDSQ; encoded by the coding sequence ATGACGCTCGTTACTGCACTCATCGTCCTGCTGGTCGTCTTGGGCGTGTTCTTCACGCTCGTTGCCGCCGTTGGCGTGCTTCGGCTGCCGGATGTTTACACGCGCTCGCATGCGGCGACGAAAGCCGATACGCTCGGGGCCGGCTTTGCCATCGCCGCTGTGGGGCTGTATTTCGGCACTGCAGGGGAGCTGGTTCGGGCCGGTCTGCTGCTCGTGTTCATTTACGTCACGAATCCGACAGCGGCACACGCGATTACCCGTGCCGCATACAGCCAAGACGTCGATGTCTGGACGGTGGATGACAACGACACGGGTACCGATACCGCATCCGCTGCCGACGGAGGTGACTCACAATGA
- a CDS encoding cation:proton antiporter — MTEYASAAMVLGAAVVVVLTVAVLYRVVAGPTTHDRVVAINVIGTSTVIVIAFVAAGLDRPEYLDIAIVYAVLNFVLSLAVGRFAYRDGEVKWR, encoded by the coding sequence ATGACTGAGTACGCCTCCGCGGCGATGGTGCTCGGCGCGGCGGTCGTCGTCGTTCTGACAGTCGCCGTGCTGTATCGTGTTGTCGCCGGGCCAACGACTCACGACCGGGTCGTCGCCATCAACGTCATCGGCACCAGCACGGTCATCGTCATCGCGTTTGTCGCCGCCGGACTCGACCGCCCGGAGTATCTCGATATCGCCATCGTCTACGCCGTTCTCAACTTCGTGTTGAGTCTGGCTGTCGGCCGGTTCGCATACCGTGATGGGGAGGTAAAGTGGCGATGA
- a CDS encoding monovalent cation/H+ antiporter subunit E: protein MEDAIMSVANDVLVPISPSTTLKQTINYAVEVANGAESGGSVHLVLTTPGHHVGGEGLNRDKELLARVEGYAAAAAEGSVSIEAKLLGTDEYFADPEDHFELLVRYVEEHGIERVVIDRSYSVDATAQPLQDIGAALAEAGIDYEVPAASGSWRPTGAELVRGSIIAVVAFGFYIALGGPTYTFALWTGAVTALIAAVLLRNVAFERTPQLGAALATVGRGLLFIPYMLWEITKANVQFAYVVLHPSLPIDPCLDRVDAAVGDGLSLTTFANSITLTPGTLTVDSVGNELLVHSLAPSAREDLINGLHERAVRFFFYGRKGLELPGPAARGDVEPLIRPSETKAEAITDGGTDEGGDADD from the coding sequence ATGGAGGACGCCATCATGAGTGTCGCAAATGACGTTCTTGTCCCAATAAGCCCCTCAACGACGCTCAAGCAGACAATCAACTATGCGGTTGAGGTAGCCAACGGAGCGGAAAGCGGCGGCAGCGTCCACCTCGTTTTGACCACGCCGGGCCACCACGTCGGCGGTGAAGGACTGAACCGCGACAAGGAACTGCTCGCGCGGGTTGAGGGGTATGCTGCGGCCGCGGCCGAAGGCAGCGTTTCAATAGAAGCGAAGCTACTCGGCACCGACGAATACTTCGCAGACCCTGAAGACCACTTCGAGCTGCTCGTCAGATACGTCGAGGAACACGGGATAGAGCGGGTCGTCATCGACCGGAGCTACTCCGTCGACGCGACCGCACAACCGCTACAGGATATCGGGGCAGCGCTCGCCGAGGCGGGCATTGATTACGAAGTTCCCGCCGCTTCAGGGAGTTGGCGACCGACGGGCGCCGAGCTAGTCCGGGGGAGTATCATCGCAGTTGTCGCGTTCGGCTTTTATATCGCCCTCGGCGGCCCGACCTACACGTTTGCACTCTGGACGGGCGCTGTGACGGCGCTCATCGCAGCCGTCCTGCTTCGGAACGTCGCCTTCGAACGGACGCCACAACTCGGGGCCGCACTGGCGACGGTCGGGCGCGGGCTGCTTTTCATCCCGTATATGCTGTGGGAGATTACCAAAGCGAACGTCCAGTTCGCCTACGTCGTCTTGCATCCATCGCTGCCGATAGACCCCTGTCTCGACCGCGTCGACGCCGCCGTCGGCGACGGGCTCTCGCTTACCACGTTCGCCAACAGCATCACGCTGACGCCGGGAACGCTGACCGTCGACAGCGTCGGCAACGAGCTGCTGGTACACTCGCTGGCACCATCGGCGCGTGAGGACCTCATCAATGGTCTCCACGAGCGAGCGGTGCGGTTTTTCTTCTACGGTCGGAAGGGGCTTGAGCTTCCGGGGCCGGCTGCCAGAGGCGATGTAGAGCCACTCATTCGGCCGTCGGAAACAAAAGCGGAAGCAATCACAGACGGCGGCACCGACGAAGGAGGTGATGCGGATGACTGA
- a CDS encoding pantoate kinase yields MTDAATAFVPGHITGFFSAHPDDDPTKAGSRGAGVALDSGVTVRLEPGDGVELNGESADIEAVDRVLGALRATARVVVETDLPVSAGFGVSGGAALGTALAANAVFDRGLSENELVTIAHGAEVQAGTGLGDVVAQARGGFPVRLEPGAPAHGAMDGIPAVRDIEYVTFGELSTADVLSDNTDELTAAGQRALSSLVAEPTVETFMEASRRFAREAGLLTPPVEEAIESVADADGEASMAMLGETVFALDGGLSAAGYDATQCAVCLPGAHL; encoded by the coding sequence ATGACAGACGCGGCAACGGCGTTCGTTCCGGGACACATAACGGGCTTTTTTAGCGCCCACCCGGACGACGACCCGACGAAGGCCGGCTCTCGCGGCGCAGGCGTCGCGCTTGATTCGGGCGTGACTGTCCGGCTTGAACCGGGCGACGGCGTCGAACTCAACGGCGAGTCGGCCGACATTGAGGCCGTCGACCGCGTTCTCGGGGCGCTGCGGGCGACCGCTCGCGTCGTCGTCGAAACGGACCTGCCGGTCAGCGCTGGCTTCGGCGTCTCCGGCGGCGCGGCGCTGGGGACGGCGCTGGCGGCGAATGCGGTTTTCGACCGCGGACTCTCCGAGAACGAACTCGTTACTATCGCCCACGGAGCGGAGGTACAGGCCGGAACGGGCCTCGGTGATGTGGTCGCACAGGCTCGCGGCGGATTTCCGGTTCGATTGGAGCCGGGCGCGCCGGCTCATGGCGCGATGGACGGCATTCCGGCCGTTCGTGACATCGAGTACGTCACGTTCGGCGAGCTTTCGACGGCCGATGTGCTCTCCGACAACACCGACGAACTAACCGCCGCGGGCCAGCGCGCGCTTTCGTCGCTCGTCGCCGAGCCGACCGTCGAGACGTTCATGGAGGCCTCCCGGCGCTTCGCCCGCGAAGCCGGCCTCCTGACGCCGCCGGTCGAAGAAGCAATCGAGTCGGTCGCCGACGCCGACGGCGAGGCCTCGATGGCGATGCTCGGCGAGACGGTTTTTGCGCTCGATGGTGGGCTCTCGGCGGCCGGCTACGATGCTACGCAGTGTGCCGTCTGCCTGCCGGGCGCACATCTCTGA
- a CDS encoding DsrE family protein: protein MTKAAIVILAGTEHMSDTGRLVNGLEAAREFREAGDEIELIFDGAATQWVGELESEDHPYHDLYLSVKDEIEVCEYCVGAFEQEAAVSEAGVGRRDEHDGHPSIRSLVEDGYEVITF, encoded by the coding sequence ATGACAAAAGCAGCAATCGTGATTCTCGCGGGCACAGAGCACATGAGCGACACCGGTCGGTTGGTCAACGGACTCGAAGCCGCACGGGAGTTCCGTGAGGCTGGCGACGAAATCGAGCTCATTTTCGACGGAGCGGCGACCCAGTGGGTCGGCGAGCTCGAATCCGAAGACCACCCCTACCACGACCTCTATCTGTCTGTCAAGGACGAAATAGAGGTCTGTGAGTACTGTGTCGGCGCGTTCGAACAGGAGGCGGCGGTCTCAGAAGCCGGCGTCGGCCGCCGGGACGAACACGACGGCCATCCCAGCATCCGCTCGCTCGTCGAGGACGGCTACGAGGTCATTACGTTCTGA
- a CDS encoding 4-phosphopantoate--beta-alanine ligase, whose translation MTGPDIPESHPRYESLLTRHRIEEGVDLGITSRQGLIAQGRGEAFDYLLGEETIPSADDAARAAAAHLLSADQPVLSVNGNVAALAPGEMVALAAATGADIEVNLFNRTEARMERIADHLREHGAEEVKGLNADGRIPGLDHERATVDADGIGSADVVLVPLEDGDRAAALAEMGKTELVIDLNPMSRSAQSAAVPIVDNLIRAVPNMTAHAEALAGEDASTLENIIDDFDADAALSAAEERIRDI comes from the coding sequence ATGACCGGTCCGGACATCCCGGAGTCGCATCCGCGGTATGAGTCGCTTTTGACCCGACACCGCATCGAGGAGGGCGTCGACCTCGGTATCACGTCCCGCCAGGGGCTCATCGCACAGGGCCGCGGCGAGGCCTTCGACTACCTGCTCGGCGAGGAAACGATACCCAGCGCCGACGACGCCGCGCGGGCCGCCGCTGCCCACCTGCTTTCGGCCGACCAGCCCGTGCTCTCGGTCAACGGCAACGTCGCGGCCTTGGCCCCCGGCGAGATGGTCGCGCTTGCGGCGGCGACCGGTGCTGACATCGAGGTCAACCTCTTTAACCGGACTGAAGCGCGCATGGAACGCATCGCCGACCATCTCCGCGAACACGGGGCCGAGGAAGTAAAGGGGCTGAATGCGGACGGTCGCATTCCGGGACTGGACCACGAGCGTGCCACGGTCGACGCCGACGGCATCGGCAGCGCGGATGTCGTGTTGGTACCGTTGGAGGACGGCGACCGGGCTGCGGCCCTCGCGGAGATGGGCAAGACGGAGCTAGTTATCGACCTCAATCCGATGTCGCGGTCGGCACAGTCGGCGGCCGTTCCCATTGTCGACAACCTGATTCGTGCGGTGCCAAACATGACCGCCCATGCCGAAGCCCTTGCCGGCGAGGACGCGTCGACGCTTGAGAATATTATCGACGACTTCGACGCCGACGCGGCGCTTTCGGCCGCCGAAGAGCGGATTCGGGATATCTAG
- a CDS encoding DUF7139 domain-containing protein, which produces MASLTEVYEGGSGAGLRRLYAGVVLFGVGVVLVTTGILIASTGLGAYVGLGLYEAREVAGILGGVGLPAVLLGMLVALPRAARELQVGVGAGAVLCLIGVGMFRRWYPVDWVGASGNTTMTLVVAATYFAGAIVMTWSLFTAVANFKARNDPGGTVKLEVTKGGETKVVEVSNDDLRGTLGGIGLLGGQPEGDVETQTNDGSRDRNRNKQATGGGAGVGSRSSDTRRRTESGSLSPRSSGGSGSPSRSSSRGSSSRSRQSRSAPGPAADASATDGGATDEPSIQTPGDDAEFLDDGPETPSNDRYCGNCTHFRYARTDDGLVPYCGLHSEAMDDMDACDKWSPNTK; this is translated from the coding sequence ATGGCTAGCCTCACGGAGGTCTACGAGGGCGGGTCGGGGGCCGGCCTCCGACGGCTCTACGCCGGCGTCGTCCTGTTCGGGGTCGGCGTGGTCCTCGTGACAACGGGCATCCTCATCGCATCGACCGGACTCGGGGCCTACGTCGGCCTCGGGCTCTACGAGGCCCGTGAGGTCGCGGGGATTCTCGGTGGTGTCGGGCTCCCGGCCGTCCTGCTCGGAATGTTGGTCGCGCTGCCGCGAGCGGCCCGCGAGCTACAGGTCGGGGTCGGCGCTGGCGCGGTGCTTTGTCTCATCGGTGTCGGAATGTTCCGTCGCTGGTATCCGGTCGACTGGGTTGGTGCCTCCGGCAACACGACGATGACGCTTGTCGTCGCCGCGACCTACTTCGCCGGCGCTATCGTGATGACGTGGAGTCTCTTTACCGCGGTGGCGAATTTCAAGGCCCGAAACGACCCCGGTGGCACCGTCAAACTGGAGGTCACGAAGGGCGGCGAAACGAAGGTCGTCGAGGTCTCCAACGACGACCTGCGCGGCACGCTGGGCGGTATCGGTCTGCTCGGCGGCCAGCCGGAGGGCGATGTCGAAACCCAAACCAACGACGGGTCCCGCGACCGCAACCGCAACAAGCAGGCCACCGGCGGTGGAGCCGGTGTCGGCTCCCGCTCGTCCGACACCCGCCGCAGAACCGAGTCCGGCTCGTTGTCGCCTCGCTCATCCGGCGGTTCCGGCTCGCCGTCGCGCTCGTCATCAAGGGGGTCGTCGTCCCGTTCCCGTCAGTCGCGGTCGGCCCCCGGCCCCGCGGCCGATGCGAGCGCGACCGACGGCGGTGCGACGGACGAGCCATCGATACAGACGCCGGGCGACGACGCCGAATTCCTCGATGACGGACCGGAGACCCCTTCGAACGACCGCTACTGCGGCAACTGTACCCACTTCCGGTACGCCCGAACTGACGACGGGCTGGTACCGTACTGTGGCCTCCACAGCGAGGCGATGGACGACATGGACGCCTGCGACAAGTGGTCGCCGAACACGAAGTAG
- a CDS encoding Mut7-C RNAse domain-containing protein, with translation MSDTRRCRPASDRLLLDVMLGKLAVYLRCCGYDTVYAGDRDIEADDRLRELAATEGRVLITRDTELAARVDRGLLLGTRDVEAQLSELHEMGVELTVDERPTRCGRCNGHLEPVGADEPTPEYAPDSAGTDCWRCHACEQVFWKGSHWERMQETIANVG, from the coding sequence ATGAGCGACACCCGACGATGTCGCCCGGCCTCCGACCGGTTGCTGCTGGACGTAATGCTCGGCAAACTCGCCGTCTATCTCCGGTGCTGTGGCTACGACACCGTCTACGCAGGCGACCGAGACATCGAGGCCGACGACCGGCTCCGCGAACTCGCTGCCACAGAAGGCCGAGTGCTCATCACGCGAGACACCGAGCTTGCGGCTCGGGTCGACCGGGGGCTGTTGCTGGGAACGCGCGATGTCGAGGCCCAGCTTTCGGAGCTACACGAGATGGGTGTCGAACTCACCGTCGATGAGCGTCCGACACGTTGTGGCCGCTGTAACGGTCACTTAGAGCCGGTCGGCGCTGACGAGCCGACGCCGGAGTACGCGCCCGACTCCGCCGGGACAGACTGCTGGCGCTGCCATGCCTGCGAGCAGGTGTTCTGGAAGGGGAGCCACTGGGAGCGGATGCAGGAAACGATTGCGAACGTCGGATGA
- the polX gene encoding DNA polymerase/3'-5' exonuclease PolX: MSRNADVAALLEEMAAHLEARDVDYKPNVYRRAAESIRGHTVAVETLYEEGGEDALTEIDDVGDAIAGKTAEYIETGDIEELADLREGLPVEMDALTAVEGVGPKTVASLYDALEIETLDDLEAAAEAGEIQTVSGFGEKTEQNILKNIPFARESRARSLLGEARPLADRIVEYVESMPVAEAVETAGSIRRWRPTVGDVDVLVGSADREAVIEAFTDWPAADAVIEAGTNKASVRSNGVRVDLRVVDPDSFGAALQYFTGSKDHNVAVRNRAIDHDLKLNEYGVFDISDIDDPDAGQRVGDRVAGESEAGVYEAVGMAWVPPEIRENRGEVDAAAEESLPDLLEEADIRGDLHLHTTASDGQTSVEGMAEAAAEYGHEYIAVADHATGPGMVGGVGLTDEELFDLRETVRAVDDSASIDVFAGVEANIGEDGSISVSEDVLEALDCVVASPHSGLDGDGTDRLVAAIEHPEVDIIGHPTGRLLNQRPGHDVDIERVASAAADSDTALEINANPHRLDLRSSYVKAAIEAGATIAINTDAHRPGAYDYMRFGVHTGRRGWAEPDDVLNCRDSDGVRAFLE; this comes from the coding sequence ATGAGCAGGAACGCCGACGTTGCCGCGCTGCTTGAGGAGATGGCAGCCCACCTCGAAGCGCGCGATGTCGACTACAAGCCGAACGTCTACCGGCGGGCCGCAGAGAGCATCCGCGGCCACACCGTCGCCGTCGAAACACTCTACGAGGAGGGAGGTGAGGACGCGTTAACCGAAATCGACGACGTTGGCGACGCCATCGCAGGCAAGACGGCCGAGTACATCGAGACCGGCGACATCGAGGAACTGGCAGACCTCCGCGAGGGGCTTCCTGTCGAGATGGACGCGTTGACCGCCGTCGAAGGCGTCGGGCCGAAGACGGTGGCGTCGCTGTACGACGCGCTGGAAATCGAAACGTTAGACGACCTCGAAGCCGCCGCGGAGGCCGGCGAGATACAGACCGTCAGCGGGTTCGGCGAAAAAACCGAACAGAACATTCTCAAAAACATTCCCTTCGCCCGCGAGTCGCGCGCGAGAAGCCTGCTTGGCGAGGCGCGGCCGCTCGCGGACCGCATCGTCGAGTACGTCGAGTCGATGCCGGTCGCCGAGGCCGTCGAGACGGCAGGGTCAATCCGCCGCTGGCGGCCGACGGTTGGCGATGTGGATGTGCTGGTCGGCAGTGCCGACCGGGAGGCGGTTATCGAGGCGTTTACCGATTGGCCGGCGGCCGACGCCGTCATCGAGGCCGGCACGAACAAGGCCAGCGTCCGCTCGAACGGCGTCCGGGTCGACCTCCGGGTCGTCGACCCGGACTCGTTCGGCGCGGCGCTGCAGTATTTCACCGGCAGCAAGGACCACAACGTCGCCGTCCGCAACCGAGCTATCGACCACGACCTGAAGCTAAACGAGTACGGTGTCTTCGATATCAGCGATATCGACGACCCCGACGCAGGCCAGCGAGTCGGCGACCGCGTCGCCGGCGAAAGCGAGGCGGGCGTCTACGAAGCCGTCGGAATGGCGTGGGTACCGCCGGAGATACGCGAGAACCGCGGCGAGGTCGATGCTGCCGCCGAAGAGTCGCTTCCGGACCTTCTGGAGGAAGCCGACATCCGCGGTGACCTTCACCTCCACACGACGGCCTCGGACGGACAGACGAGCGTGGAAGGGATGGCCGAGGCTGCCGCCGAGTACGGCCACGAGTACATCGCCGTCGCCGACCACGCAACCGGTCCCGGGATGGTCGGCGGCGTCGGGCTAACCGACGAGGAGCTGTTCGACCTTCGGGAGACAGTTCGGGCGGTCGACGATTCGGCTTCAATCGACGTGTTCGCCGGTGTCGAAGCCAACATCGGCGAAGACGGCTCAATCAGTGTCAGCGAGGACGTTCTCGAAGCCCTCGATTGCGTTGTCGCGTCGCCGCACAGCGGCCTCGATGGCGACGGGACCGACCGGCTCGTGGCGGCCATCGAACACCCGGAGGTCGACATCATCGGCCACCCGACCGGCCGGCTGCTGAACCAGCGGCCCGGCCACGATGTCGACATCGAGCGGGTCGCTTCGGCGGCGGCCGACAGCGATACCGCCTTGGAAATCAACGCCAACCCGCATCGGCTCGACCTCCGGTCGAGCTACGTCAAAGCCGCAATCGAAGCCGGAGCGACCATCGCCATCAACACCGACGCCCATCGCCCGGGCGCATACGACTACATGCGGTTCGGCGTCCACACGGGCCGCCGAGGCTGGGCGGAGCCAGACGACGTACTCAACTGCCGGGACAGCGACGGGGTTCGAGCGTTTCTCGAATGA